GTGTTTGTGGCCGCGGCCTGACCGCCACGGGAGGCGTGACCTGCGTAGGCTGTTCGCGCGGCGCGATGTACGTCAGCCGCTCCTGGCGCAGCTCTTCATTGCCAAACGGAAGCAGCCGACGGAAGGAGTAGCCCTTGGGAATGACCTGAACCAGGAGGGCCACCGCCACGACATGCAGCGCGACTGCGAGCAGCACCGTACGCGGCGAGCGCCTGTCCTGCTGCGGCAGCCCTTGCAGCCGCTGCCCCAGCGGCGGCTTGGTACGCGCACGCTGTGGCCCCGCCCCGCCCATTCCGGACGGCTCGTGCGCACCCGGAGGTGAGGGAGGCGGGACACGATCGGTCATCTGAGAAAGATAGTCGGTTTTCCAGGTGACGATGGGTCAGGAAGGCGCCACTACGGGATTAGAGACCCGGCTCAGGCCCACCAGTTCCACCTCCACCACGTCGCCCGGCTCGAGTTTGCGGGTGCCGGCCGGTGTGCCCGTCGCCACCAAGTCTCCGGGCTCCAGCGTGAGGTACTGCGAGATGTAGTGCAGCAGAAACGGGATCTTGAACACCATGTCAGCGCCCGTGGCCTCCTGCACCACCTGACCGTTGACACGGGTCACGAGCTGAATGGTTTCCAGATCGGCAGGGACCGGCGCCACCGGGCCGAGCGGACAGAAGGTGTCGAGCCCCTTGGCCCGCGCCCACTGGCCGTCATTGCGCTGCAAATCGCGCGCGGTGACATCGTTGAGCGCCACCACACCACCGATGGCCGCCCGCGCTTCCGCCTCACTGCCGGCCTTGCTGAGCCGGGCACCCATTACCACCGCAATCTCACCCTCGAACTCGATGTGCGTGGAGACGGGATGCAACACGATCGATTCACCTTCGCGGATGATGGCCGAGGGCGGCTTGAGAAACAGCAGCGGTTCCTTGGGCACATCGTTGCCCATTTCCCGGGCATGCGCCACATAGTTGCGGCCGACGCAGACGATCTTGGATGGTGTTGGCACGGGGTGAACCGGTTGGAATTGGACGGGATGCCGGACTCAAGACTCTGAACCTGAACACACGACTCGGAACTGATCAGTTTCGAGTTCTGGGTTCAGGTTTCGTGTCTCGAGTCAAACTACTCGCCGGCCAACTCATCCGCGTTGACGCCGGTAGAAGGCAGACACCTCGCCCACCACCTCACCCCACGCACCAGAGACCCGCCGCGCCGGTGGCAAACCCTCCAGCAGCGATCGTCCATAGCGTTTCGTCACCACACGCGGATCACTCAACACCACCACGCCGGCGTCAGTCCCGCTGCGAATGAGACGGCCGAAGCCCTGCTTGAGGCGCAGCGCCGCGTGCGGCAGCATGTACTCCATGAAGCTGTTGCCCCCGCGCGCTTCAATGGCTTCGCACTGCGCCGCCACCACTGGCTCGGTTGGCACACGAAACGGCAGCTTGGCAATGAGCAACCCACGCAGCGCCTGACCCGGCACGTCAATGCCCTCCCAGAAGGTGGCGGTGCCCAGCAGCAGGGCGCGCCCCGAATCACGGAAGCGCTGCAGCAGCACATCCCGCGGTTCTTCGCCGTGCACCAGCAACGGCCAGCGGCCCGCGGCGCCCGCATCACGCAGGGCGGCCGCCATCTCCCGCACATCGCGGTGACTGGTGAACAACACGAACAGCCCGCCATCGCTGGCCGTGGCGAGATCCGTCAGATGCCGCGTCACGGCTGCGAAATGCGCACGCGCATCTTCGTTGGGCGCCGGCAGGTCAGTGGGCAGCACCAGCAGGGCCTGACGCGGATAATCGAACGGCGACGGAAACACGGCCGTCACGCGCTCTCGCTTGACCTGATCGACACCGAGCCGTTTCTCGAGAAAGCTGAAGCCGCCGTCGGTGGCCAGTGTGGCACTGGTCACCACCGCGGTATCAAGTCGCTCGAACAGGTCCTCGCGCAGCACCGGCGCCAGGTCGAGCGGTACACCGTGCACCGCCACATTGCGTTCGCCGTTGGCTGAGGGCTTGCCCTGATACTCCATCCAGCGCACCACCTTGGGCCCATCGCCGGTGGGATTGAGCCCCTTGGAGAGGGCGTCGCCGGCCGAGTGCAATCGACGGATGACCGCGCGAATCTCGTTGAGCAGCGACTCCATCTCCTGTGCTCGCTTGCTGTCGCTCTCGAAGCGTTCGCGCACCACCGCGAGCCCCTTCCCCAGCGCGTCGATTTCAGTCAGCAACTCGCCGAGCGTTTCACCAATGCCGCCGAGCCACAGCGGATGCTGTTGAAACGTGTCGGTCAGACGCATGACGGGCTGGCCCTCCTGCTCCAGCACGGCCGCCAACAGTTCGAACAGCAGCTGCGCGCGATCACGCGCGGTGACCGTGCTGGAAAAGAGGCCGCTTTCGATGAGATCGAGGCTGGCTGTGCTGAGCAGGTCGCGCTTACCCACGAGACGTGACACCAGTGTGGGCAGGAGACCACGTCCACGCCGCTCGAGTCGGGCAAACAATCGCGCAAGCGCGCGACGCGTGACACTGTGCCCGAGGTGTGCGGCCGCCGCGTCTTCGAGATGATGCCCCTCGTCCACCACCAGACGACGATAGGCCGGCAGCACGGCCGCCTCCTCCCAGTTCTGCACCTGGCGCCGAACGGCCACGTCGCTGAGCAGGAGGTGATGGTTGACCACCACCACATGCGCGGCCGCCGCCTCACGCCGCGCCTTGAACAGATAGCAGTCGTTGTAGTGGGAACACTTCATGCGGGTGCACAAGTCCGGCTCGGCGGACACCTCATCCCACACATCGGCACGTGGCGGCGTGGCAAGGTCGGCCAGCGAGCCATCACTCGTGCGCGCCGCCCACTCGACAAGCTTCTCGAGCTCATCGCCGACACCGTCGTCGAACAGCGCGGCGCCGGCACCCGTGGCCTGCTCCAGACGCTGCAGACAGAGGTAATTGCGCCAGCCTTTGAGCAAGGCGAAGGTCACCGTCTGGTCGGTGAGCGCCTGCTTGAGAAACGGCAGGTCCTTGGCCACCAGCTGCTCCTGCAGCGTGATGGTGTTGGTGCTTACCACCGTGCGCTCACCATTGGCCGCCGCCCAACGCAACGCAGGTACCAGATACCCGAGCGACTTGCCGACGCCGGTGCCGGCTTCAAGCAGCGCCACCCCACCCCGGTTGTAGCGCTGCGCAACTTCCGCGGCCATGTCGCGCTGACTCGGACGATCCTCGTAGTCGCGCGCCGACGACGTGCCGTTGCCTACGCCACGCATGACCGCCGCGATGGGACCGTTGGGGCCCAGCGTCTCGTGAATGGCCTCGATGGCCAGCGGCACCCGTTCGCGCTGCGTGGGAATTTCGGTGACCACATACACACGCGTGGCGCCGTTGTCGCAGATGGCGAAGCCCACGCCATTCTGATGCAGACGCCACGCCACCTCGAGGTCCGCCTCACTGGGCGTCAGCTCACCCGAGGGGTGATTGTGCAGCAGCATCTGCCCGCGCTCCGCCACGCCTGGCAGTGCGAGCACACTCTGCACATCACCGGCGGCCACCTTGCGCGCCGTGGCCAGCATGCCGTCCTTGTCCACTGTGCAGACGAAGCAGACTTCGTTGCCACCATGCAGCAGAATCTGCGTGCGCACGGCCTGTGCGGCCGCCTTGGCGAGGCGGGGTTCTCCCGACGTGGTGCTGGCCATGAACGTGCCGACCTGCCCCGGCCTCAGGTCTTGCGCGGCTTCTTCTTCGCGGCCGGAAAGAGCACGTTGTTCAGA
This window of the Gemmatimonas sp. UBA7669 genome carries:
- a CDS encoding helicase C-terminal domain-containing protein: MASTTSGEPRLAKAAAQAVRTQILLHGGNEVCFVCTVDKDGMLATARKVAAGDVQSVLALPGVAERGQMLLHNHPSGELTPSEADLEVAWRLHQNGVGFAICDNGATRVYVVTEIPTQRERVPLAIEAIHETLGPNGPIAAVMRGVGNGTSSARDYEDRPSQRDMAAEVAQRYNRGGVALLEAGTGVGKSLGYLVPALRWAAANGERTVVSTNTITLQEQLVAKDLPFLKQALTDQTVTFALLKGWRNYLCLQRLEQATGAGAALFDDGVGDELEKLVEWAARTSDGSLADLATPPRADVWDEVSAEPDLCTRMKCSHYNDCYLFKARREAAAAHVVVVNHHLLLSDVAVRRQVQNWEEAAVLPAYRRLVVDEGHHLEDAAAAHLGHSVTRRALARLFARLERRGRGLLPTLVSRLVGKRDLLSTASLDLIESGLFSSTVTARDRAQLLFELLAAVLEQEGQPVMRLTDTFQQHPLWLGGIGETLGELLTEIDALGKGLAVVRERFESDSKRAQEMESLLNEIRAVIRRLHSAGDALSKGLNPTGDGPKVVRWMEYQGKPSANGERNVAVHGVPLDLAPVLREDLFERLDTAVVTSATLATDGGFSFLEKRLGVDQVKRERVTAVFPSPFDYPRQALLVLPTDLPAPNEDARAHFAAVTRHLTDLATASDGGLFVLFTSHRDVREMAAALRDAGAAGRWPLLVHGEEPRDVLLQRFRDSGRALLLGTATFWEGIDVPGQALRGLLIAKLPFRVPTEPVVAAQCEAIEARGGNSFMEYMLPHAALRLKQGFGRLIRSGTDAGVVVLSDPRVVTKRYGRSLLEGLPPARRVSGAWGEVVGEVSAFYRRQRG
- a CDS encoding fumarylacetoacetate hydrolase family protein → MPTPSKIVCVGRNYVAHAREMGNDVPKEPLLFLKPPSAIIREGESIVLHPVSTHIEFEGEIAVVMGARLSKAGSEAEARAAIGGVVALNDVTARDLQRNDGQWARAKGLDTFCPLGPVAPVPADLETIQLVTRVNGQVVQEATGADMVFKIPFLLHYISQYLTLEPGDLVATGTPAGTRKLEPGDVVEVELVGLSRVSNPVVAPS